The following DNA comes from Cucumis sativus cultivar 9930 chromosome 7, Cucumber_9930_V3, whole genome shotgun sequence.
CGACCTCTTCAAAAACAAGGAGAATATAAGAGAGTTTCAAGACAAGGACAAACCCActtgaaaaggaaagaagaaccATAGGTAAACAACACATAGAGGGTTATCCCATGCCCACTTGTCTTTTCGAAATTAAGTATTGGACCCTTCTATGAGAGTGTGAAAGGTATGTAGTAAGATTAGTATGGTATTAGTAAGGGGTTTTGTGGGTAACTAACTAGTGGTGTATTTGCTATTGGTATATCCCTATCATTGTGTTCTCCATTTAGGTTCTTTTGTTAGGTGATATCCCAAAATTTTTACACTTACCCACAATGCAACTAATGAATTGAGAAAAGGAGGTTCTCCTTGGTCGTGCTAGCACAATGGATAAGCTTGTGAGGAAGATGCCttcacttgttgggccttttgTTGTATTCTTTGTCGGAAGGCTTGGATTATATCCTTTGGTGCTGTGAGCATGCAACTTTCTTTTCAGAGTCTTTCTTCTGAACTTTTAGTGTGTTGACCGTTCAACACAAGAATGTTAGTGCAATGATGGAGGAGTTCCTCCTCAATCTGTCTTTTGGGAGGAAgagtcatttttttctttttcttggggTGGAGCGATTCTTTAGGTCTTCTGGGTGAGCGATATAGGAGGGTTTTGGAGAGGAAGACATCAAATGTTTGGTTCCTCGTTGTTTTTACGTTTCTCTTTGAGCTTCGATTTTAGAggacttttgtaattatatagccattttcttctttattgctCTCTTTGTATAAATCTCTTGTACTTAgagttcttattaataaagaagtttttgtctccgtttcaaaaaaagaatttgttaCATAGTTGGAGTTCCTTCTTGTAGATGGATTTCTCCGTTCTTGTATGTCtgtttattctttcatttttctcaatgaaagttgtttccATAAAAGGGGTGGGTGAGAGTTATTCTTTGAGTCTTGTGTGGGGCAAATAAGAGTGGTTAATGATTCAGAGAGGGAGCTTTCTGATGTTTGGTCTCTCATTTGTTTTCACGTTTCTCTTTGagctttgattttgaagaacttttgtaattatcctCTAGGCACTTTGTTACAGAGTTGGGGTCTCTTCTTGTAGAGGGATCTCTCCCTTTTTTGTATGCATAtgcattctttcatttttctcaatgaaaggtGCTTTGATTTTGGGTGGGTGGGGGGGGATGAGACTTTATTTACTCGAATTGACCTTATGCCTCAAGCTGGCTCATGAGGAAACTGCCTGAACCACTTAGCCTATAAGACCTTGCAATGTGCCTGCATTTTCCCACCACCCCAAAATCCATTGGGTTAGATTAACTTCTCAACTAACCATGTGAGGACCCTTCCCTCCCCTCTACACACCATCCCATGTAAATGTGCTTTAGGATTTGGATCACACTTCATGGTGATGCCATTTTGTGCACTGGATATGGGATAAAGGCTCACAATCGATCTTGTTGCTCGATTGATGTGCTGTTTCACACACTATTTCATGGAATATCTGGCTTTAGAGGAATAGAAGAATTTTTGGAAGGTTTGGAAGCCTAGCTAGGTTTTAGCATGGGGCTGTCATTTTGGTGAAGTTAAATCCTTTATTAAGAATGAAATGAGTTGCAAATGTGTTCCTAATAATAGATACAGTTAATGTTTGTAAGTATCTCTTTCCAAACTTTTCTGCACTTGTAGTCTGACAGTATTTTGCACTTCTAATTCCCTGTTGTATTTCCTTTTCCAATGGCTGTTTATCTCatgtataatttatttaggtCCCACAAATAGCTAATAGTGAAGATCTCCCAGAAAGACTTGGGGATCCAGATTGTCCAGTGAgttcaatttgaaatattttctcatatttttctctctttatctttttaaaagtaataagaACTTATTTGCCTGAACTACTTCATGGCCTTTTTGATTCCTGCAGTACTTTCTGAAAACTCAAAGATGtaaatttggttcaagatGCAAGTTCAATCACCCTAAAGATAGATCTGATTCTGTGGTATGTTGTATGAACTTGATGTCTTCAAGCTGTATCCTTGTCTTCTGTActccttattcttttttgaTATGATATTctgtttttactattttcagGGTGCTGAAAAATCTGATGCTTCATCATTACCTGAGAGACCTTCTGAGCCACTGTGTGCAGTAATATACACGTGCatacacacgcacacacacgcaTGTTCTTTACTTACTCTTTTAGGTGTGTCAGACATTGACATATTGTCCAATTTCTTCCCCTCCAGTTCTATGTTAAGACTGGAAATTGCAAATTCGGTATCAACTGCAAGTTCCATCACCCAAAAGATATCCAAATTTTATCGGGGGAAGAATATGGAAATAGCGAACAAACTTTGATGGTGAAGACAGAAGAAAGAGCTGGAGACTTCAAGCTTGTTAAGCCTCCTATTTCGTTGTCACCAGCCATAATGCACAATTCTAAAGGACTTCCGATTAGACCGGTAATAAATTTAGTTACATTATTTGGATAggaaacaatttcattgaatGAAATAACCATTCcgaagagaaacaaaaagggGCCATCTTCTGGGTGTGCAAAAGATTTCTCCAATTTGCCGCCAGCAATTTATCCTATAAACTTGTAGaggattaaaatttttacaacCAAAGTTGGGCAACATTTATTgaggttaaaatatttattttcttgtattaCACAGGATGTCAGTGTTTTTATTAactctatttcttttgtgttgCCAATTGCTTGACTTtctgaaattttatttgagtgattcgttttgtaattttgaattgcTTTGCATTAAATAAGGtctaaattttacaaaataacatttttgcTACAGGGTGAAGTGGATTGTCCATTCTACTTGAAAACTGGCAGGTATATGAGCATGTACTGATACAACTAATTTGTTATAGTATCagttgaaaaaataatgatgagTCCTATTGATTGTTATCTATCAGTTGCAAGTATGGTACCACTTGCCGCTACAATCACCCTGACAGAAATGGTACAGGTGTTATGTTCTCGTTTTCAGTTTTGAATCTTGGAAAGGTATGTAGTGATCACTTAAAATATGGTTGGGAATTTTGGCAGCAATCAATCCATCTACTCCTGCAATGGTTCATCCTGCTATGGTTTCAACTGCTAATATGAATACTGGATTTGTTAATCCTTCTAATGCAATTTATCAAGCTGTTGACCCCAGATTGATTCAGCCATTGGTAAGTCAGTTTTTGTTGTGAGAGGTAGCGTTGGTATATTATGGCTCTTGGCACATATAGCCACTTTCTACTAAATCGTTTCCTTGTTActtctaaaattttccatttgaTGGTTGTGTTGTCTATGTTATTAGGCCTTCATCTTTTAGATTGGAGATCTTGTTTTGATAGTCTAGTTTCTGTTTGGTTCCTATTTGGGATGTTGTTTCTGTAGACctgttttgttggttttttggTTGGTCcggttttgtttttcaattttcctcaaaaaaaaaaaaaaaaaaaaaaaattgatgtcgCCTTAAGATTTTGAGCCAGCATTGTTTTTCACTGAAATTATGCAGGCATTGTTTTCACTGACATTATGCAGGCATTGTTTTCACTGACATTATGCGTGCAAGGCCTTGACTTTAGAGTtatggtttgaaagaaatttgagaaattttgtgCCTGGCTCGATGGTTTTGAGAACCATATGCTTTATGATTTCGAATTCTTCTTCTGAATTTTCGTTGAAGGATACTTGTTTAGACTAGAAGTCTTTATTCTCTTcgtaattttctttcaaacctcATTCCTTTgaagtttgtatttttgtatattagtTTCAGTTCATCtcttcaattaaaatatttgtcacAAATTTTCCAAACTTCATTGCTGTTACATCctgtttgaacttttaaagtttatgaatCTTCTTGTAGTGGATAAGTAAAACTATTTTGCTACTTTGCAGTTGGGATCTGGCTCAAGTATTTACCCTCAACGACCTGGGCAGATAGAATGTGACGTGAGTACTTTTTCTCACCTCCTCCCTTCTCTTAATAGGACTTGGAGTTACGATATGATGATACTATGTTGATGGCTCCCCCCTCTCCTCATAGGTTCTCTAGGCTTAAGCATGAGGCAcgcaaaagaaaaggaaaaaaaatgttttttttaatatgcaTAATAAACAAGTTGCATTTTATATAAACTAGTGTTGATGGCGAGAGGCAAGACGATGTTAGGCCTTTACATTGGAAATTCTCAAtgccatttttaatttcaatgaaaaacttattttctctttttaggaaaaatattacgttgttttatattttagttatctTCCTTAACATATTTATACTCCATATTTTTAGATTCTTGTTTGACTTGATAACTTAAGTTTGTTGATTCAATGTACAATGACaatcatcaaagaaaaaaatggcaCTCaagtatttgtttttgttactAATAAGTATTAttcttatttgatttatttctttaggtaaatgtttgtttatttgttttttaaaattattttttttctattttttaaggTAATGACATTCCTCATTTCACTTATTGgtgttgttattgttattaattttagtttttagttttttttattgttttgttgataTGTTCTTGCGTtcttaaatatgttatttcTGTAGTTTTATATGAAGACTGGGGACTGTAAATTTGGGGAACGCTGCAAATTTCATCACCCTATTGATCGGTCAGCACCAAAGCAGGGTGCTCTACATAATGTGAAACTAACACTGGCAGGACTACCGAGGAGAGAGGTATATATATCTGACTTTGTCAAGTTCACCTTATAAGAATGTTTGAGTACATCCTATATTGACCTTAATGCTGAAACTATTATCATAAGATAAAGCATTTGTCTTTTCATCTCTTCAATGAAAAGATTTTCTcatgatataaaataaataaataaactttttgtcttcatttCTAAAACATTTAGGTCTAAATAAACTTTAGTCTTCTTTCCTAGTCTTGGCCTCTGTTAATTGCTGGACTTTCATATTTTgtactttctaattttattttctttgcttaGTTTATGCTTTGTTATGGGATATGTTATTTTGGTgttaagggggtgtcaacctagctGAGATGTCTGGGTGCACCTTCTGATCCCCTAGGACTTTTTGCTTTATGCTTTATGCTTTATGCTTTATGCTTTATGCTTCTTTATGTTTCTCAATGTATATacctcttgtactttgagattttatcattaataaataagttcgtctccttttaaaaaaaaaagaggaattgCCAGCTATCTATTAGTTGGGGAAGTTCTTACTTCCTAGTGTCATATTGGCAACTCCAAGGGAGTTGTTCGAGGGAAGGGTTGTGAACTCTAGCAAGCTGGTTTCTGTTTCTCCATTATTAAGTGGTATATTTATTGAAGGAAGAGTGATGTAATAGGATTTAGTATTACTTGGTTTAATCCTTGACTAGTTCcctttttcctattttagaaattaattttcttttagttatccttttaattctttataGATAGAGAGTCCCcctgtattttctttttatatttttttatgagaaacaTTCAAtcagaagaaaat
Coding sequences within:
- the LOC101212896 gene encoding zinc finger CCCH domain-containing protein 37 isoform X1, yielding MANQLHSYNSAYGAVSASATATAVPSLPTTYSTSRSLSDIVSGRYLLPDSLSSGISIKHSVTDRGTSMYSTQKEGPMLSSADIVPRTSHLVSQFSWPGSHVAAALDSVVSGIKRSSDVLYDQTVLGSYNTLGQSEAWYTSNSLAKRPRFESTSNLPVYPQRPGEKDCAHYMLTRTCKFGDSCKFDHPIWVPEGGIPDWKEVPQIANSEDLPERLGDPDCPYFLKTQRCKFGSRCKFNHPKDRSDSVGAEKSDASSLPERPSEPLCAFYVKTGNCKFGINCKFHHPKDIQILSGEEYGNSEQTLMVKTEERAGDFKLVKPPISLSPAIMHNSKGLPIRPGEVDCPFYLKTGSCKYGTTCRYNHPDRNAINPSTPAMVHPAMVSTANMNTGFVNPSNAIYQAVDPRLIQPLLGSGSSIYPQRPGQIECDFYMKTGDCKFGERCKFHHPIDRSAPKQGALHNVKLTLAGLPRREEAIICPYYLKTGTCKYGTTCKFDHPPPGEVMTMAAVQSAPGKEGEDRIDESVDERL
- the LOC101212896 gene encoding zinc finger CCCH domain-containing protein 37 isoform X5, with the protein product MVRCLPLPLPLRFHLFPPRTRLPVPFPTSSPAVISCQTRCPPVSPLSTLLLIVVPPCIRLRKKALCCRLPTLFRERRIWSLNSLGRVLTLQLRLTLLFLASNVLLTVPQIANSEDLPERLGDPDCPYFLKTQRCKFGSRCKFNHPKDRSDSVGAEKSDASSLPERPSEPLCAFYVKTGNCKFGINCKFHHPKDIQILSGEEYGNSEQTLMVKTEERAGDFKLVKPPISLSPAIMHNSKGLPIRPGEVDCPFYLKTGSCKYGTTCRYNHPDRNAINPSTPAMVHPAMVSTANMNTGFVNPSNAIYQAVDPRLIQPLLGSGSSIYPQRPGQIECDFYMKTGDCKFGERCKFHHPIDRSAPKQGALHNVKLTLAGLPRREEAIICPYYLKTGTCKYGTTCKFDHPPPGEVMTMAAVQSAPGKEGEDRIDESVDERL
- the LOC101212896 gene encoding zinc finger CCCH domain-containing protein 37 isoform X3, translating into MANQLHSYNSAYGAVSASATATAVPSLPTTYSTSRSLSDIVSGRYLLPDSLSSGISIKHSVTDRGTSMYSTQKEGPMLSSADIVPRTSHLVSQFSWPGSHVAAALDSVVSGIKRSSDVLYDQTVLGSYNTLGQSEAWYTSNSLAKRPRFESTSNLPVYPQRPGEKDCAHYMLTRTCKFGDSCKFDHPIWVPEGGIPDWKEVPQIANSEDLPERLGDPDCPYFLKTQRCKFGSRCKFNHPKDRSDSVGAEKSDASSLPERPSEPLCAFYVKTGNCKFGINCKFHHPKDIQILSGEEYGNSEQTLMVKTEERAGDFKLVKPPISLSPAIMHNSKGLPIRPGEVDCPFYLKTGSCKYGTTCRYNHPDRNAINPSTPAMVHPAMVSTANMNTGFVNPSNAIYQAVDPRLIQPLLGSGSSIYPQRPGQIECDFYMKTGDCKFGERCKFHHPIDRSAPKQGALHNVKLTLAGLPRREFVRLEGSDKTGNRVVGKYFPSVVVSGD
- the LOC101212896 gene encoding zinc finger CCCH domain-containing protein 37 isoform X4 codes for the protein MVRCLPLPLPLRFHLFPPRTRLPVPFPTSSPAVISCQTRCPPVSPLSTLLLIVVPPCIRLRKKALCCRLPTLFRERRIWSLNSLGRVLTLQLRLTLLFLASNVLLTRPGEKDCAHYMLTRTCKFGDSCKFDHPIWVPEGGIPDWKEVPQIANSEDLPERLGDPDCPYFLKTQRCKFGSRCKFNHPKDRSDSVGAEKSDASSLPERPSEPLCAFYVKTGNCKFGINCKFHHPKDIQILSGEEYGNSEQTLMVKTEERAGDFKLVKPPISLSPAIMHNSKGLPIRPGEVDCPFYLKTGSCKYGTTCRYNHPDRNAINPSTPAMVHPAMVSTANMNTGFVNPSNAIYQAVDPRLIQPLLGSGSSIYPQRPGQIECDFYMKTGDCKFGERCKFHHPIDRSAPKQGALHNVKLTLAGLPRREEAIICPYYLKTGTCKYGTTCKFDHPPPGEVMTMAAVQSAPGKEGEDRIDESVDERL